From the genome of Salvia splendens isolate huo1 chromosome 7, SspV2, whole genome shotgun sequence:
AGATGTAAAGATCGATCAACAACGAGAAATAACTAGAGTAGCGACtaagagaaaaacattaaaagCAACTAAGCTACGGAAAAGATGAACTAAAAACAGAGTATAAATCGTTTTGACCCCTTGGGGTGTGATGAAAACAAAAACTACGAAGACTTCTTGGCAGATCCAGGTCTCTCCTTCcttgacgaggaagaagagatgaaaGTAGAAGTGGAACGATGACTCCGACTACTGCTAACATGCTTGCTTCATGCTACGAATGTAAAGTGTGAATATGAGGTGACTGAAGATGATGATGGTGTCGAACTCCCTCTTTGTGTGCATTCTCTCCATATTTATAGGATGACATTgggcccaaatccctagggtaagCCCATCCTGTTTTGACATTTATGCCCTTGAGATGacatttttcttctctctcctatGACTCATCATCTCTTGTGGTGAACTtcacttgatcaacttgttgTCTAAGCAGGCTTCATTACTCGTCCACAAGTGATCAACTCATCTTCGATTCTAATCATTTTTTGCTTCTTTctcgagttgatcaagttgttcttgCACTTTGCCGCTTCAACACTTTATAGATCATGTACACTCAAATTCACCACTTTTTCACACATTATCAACCATTTTAGTGCAATAAACGcctataaaaccatgcttgtaacgagccctatcaaactgctcacacttaaaccatgtttgtcctcaagtataaaggaACAACAAGAAAAAGGGCAAATTACATGCACGAGTCCCTGACCGACTCCTAAAAACTAAACAGACTCAACAAATATTCACATCACTGACTCAAAAGCAACACTTAAGCAAATATTTACATCTCCATGTTTGAAACTGACTCAACTTTTGGCAAtattccccacaagcttaaggtcattcCAAATATTTTGCAGTCTCAAATTCCTTATCAGTTGTTAAGATAGCCCCTACTCTAGTCAACTTttggattcactcggtcactcatttctcaccagagatgttaggaccattcactcattcattttGCCATACCACTAATGCTTGAGTTCCATAGGCAAAgactagttccttaaggtctttcttagtgttgtaatggggctaggggtTATGATGTAAATAGGTAAGGGTCCTCTGCGTCCTAAGTTCATAAAAATCTTGAAAAACGActaaggacatgtgaacttaggaaCAAAAGTGGAGCAGCCTCCCTATTACATCTTTAAACTTCCCAACATTGTACAATATTTCTTgcctctttctttttctctctttcgttctcttcttttttttctctaccaaGTTGGCTATAACTCTTTTTTTTCTATCCCCTCTACCCCCAATTAGTTAGCTGCTCCATTCTATCCCCTAACTCACAAGGCATGGAGGCTCCTGGTTTCAACAGAAGATGAATTCTAAATGTAGGCTCAAATTGAGGTAACTAGGGGgtgcccttacaatgaggcGGGTTCATCTAGTTCGAAAGAAAAAGGCCCAACTGATCatttcctattgcctttagtccttactagcCTATGTCATTTCACTCTcaacatcaagtggcagcctctctaatttttttatttcagtagAAAGTGTTTTACTATgacttataactcacttttagagGGCTTCAAAGTTGGCTAAAAAGTTAGACTCTTCCATCGTTCTTACTTCGTCTAGACTCACTTCGACTTACTTTTAGAAAGAGGGGTCTCATAGTTTAACAtgcatttttcttcttcattcactTTCACTAAGGGTTTTATGCCTTCTATTATTGTCAGCTCATTCATGTTTCCTAACACAATTTTGGACAAACACATAGACTGATTCGAAATGCGTCGCTCAAATGACTCACTATCCTTCCAACTGACCTATCAACTGATCAAGTTATGATTCGACATGCTTCGCTTAGTTGATTCGGATGATTAGCAGGTACAAAAGGtaaaaatagataaatcaaGTCATGCTTATATCCAAATACTTCACACTACCTCCCCCCTCTCACTTTCACGTAGCTTGCCCTCAAGCTAGCatgataaagtagaaaagaGTAGTAAGTGCTGCAACAACAAACACTATGAAAAGAAAACATGAACACCTATTATCAgataaaaacttctcacacttagaccgagcatcaggctaagtgggagaagataaCACACCAAACATAGAAAACATACAAACAATgtacaaacttctcacacttagattGGGCAccaggctaagtgttatgaagacGAGACagacacatatatacaaaaattaaaatcaaaaactaaaattactTGGTCATCGGGGGTGGTAATCTTCTTGGTTGATCCCTTCTGAAGTCAGCTGCTCTGGGGTGGGGCTCATCTCGTCCGGCCGGTCGTCTGTTGCCTGCTTCTTGGCCTGTATGCTGGGGAGCCCTTTGTCGTTGTGGAACTATTTCTATGGCCATTAGGGACACCATCTCTGGCACAACGTAGACCGACGTCCTAACATTGTCATTTTGTTTCATTTGTATCTCCGTCTAGGATGTTAGCAACTGCGTATGGGCCTGGGCCTCAGAGCTCAGGGCTATCCTTTCAGTATTCAGAGCAATTTGCTCCATAAGCCCTTCCATTCTGGCTCTCCAATCATCCAGGTGTCCCACAAGCTCCACAAGGCTAGCATGTCCAGGTGACGCTGCATGTGTAGCCGATGTAGCAGGAGCAGCAGCGTCGTTCTGTGGTTGCAGAGCGGACGTGGTAGCATCGGTCCGTGCTCTGGTCTCTTTTACAACTGCAGGAGGTTTGGGCGGAATGGGTTTTGTCACCTTGTAGAAGCGAAGtctcttatttctttttgtcatAAAGCCCACGTTGACGAAGAACTCGGTATTGAACATCTCTGGTTCTAGGCAGAGAATTAACCGCGGTATTTGGTCTTCCATAGTTACATCAAAACAGTTCTTGCACAGAGCGCCCAATATGTGGAAGATATTCAAGTGGCGAGAGGCGCGCTTGGCGATATTGTTGCAAGTCCTGGCGATCCAATATCCCAGATGCACCACATGAAATATAATTCCGCTTCAATGACGGAGGCAACACTGTTGGCTTGGCCCAACAAATTGTATCATAGAAAGAATTGAGCAAGTCAGAGAATAGGGAATTTGATACAATCTCCCCTAGACGATGTCGGTTGGTTGAAATTTGGGATTTGTTTGGGAGTATCGATGTCTCTCTCAAACCATTGAACTTCCTGGTCCAAATACAGGCCAAGCCTTATGGACCATTCACGAATGCTCATCCTCATCTCCCGAGTGAACATTCTAAAACTGATTGACTTCGCATCCAAGTCCTTGGTGTTGGTGAAGCGAAAGGAAGTAAAAAATTCCTTAGCCAGCTCAATTGGCATATCAGGCATTTATATTTCCAAGAGCCAATTGAAACCTATTCCAGTAATATGCTCCAAAAATTCCACCTCGCTATGTACAATATCTATAGCGGGTTGATGCAGCTGTTTACTTATATTTCCAAGAGCCAATATCGCACTTTTTTACTTATCGAGACCTTGCCATCACACTCACTTTCCATTTTACGGTCTCTGAAATTTGACCATTTTTTCTAACAGTTTCTCATCCACTCGGATATGTATCGTTTCAAAATGCACCCTGCTCATCTCCAACCTCTACTCGGTTCCACTTCTCCCCTCATCATTTCTTCGCTTAGACCGGTGCTCAATCCTCAAcgcctcttcttcctcatcatcattTTTCTCAACCCTCTGTCTCCCTTCTTGAATCAACAGAGTTGTTGAGGCCTGCCTTGGCTTCTTTTTCAACGGGACAGCGATGGCTTTCCCTTTCCTTTTTCGCTCTTTCTTCTCTTTCATTGTCTTCCACCTCAGTAGGTGGGTCTGGTTGCCCAGAGCCAGGTTGTGCGTCTATTGGAGTGAAGATAACATCCTCTCCTTCTTCAGGTTCTTCTTCAATTAGGAGCCTCCTTCTGTGACGTGGAGGTCCTACAACACTCCTTGCTGAACTGTTTACATCCTCCCCTGCTTTCTGTCTAAGGGTTTCCCTCGGTTGTTCTTCTTCAGACCTCCTCCTTGAGGTCTCTTCTCTAGCTGGCCTCCGCTGGTAAGTACGAACGACAATAACTCTTTCTCCAGCAGCCTCATCTCTGGGAGACACCTTCTCAGTCTTCTCTTCTTCGTCTATCACGATCACCACTTCTCTATTCTCCGGTGCAGTTGTATTTGTTGCAATGCCCTCAGCAAGACTTGCTCACACCCTCTCAGTAGGGTGCTCCTCTCCTCTAGTCTTCGGTATTTCATCAGTAGCCCTCTCTACTCTCTCAGCAGAGTTCCATCTAGCAGTCCTGTCTCCATCTGCTTCCATATCCATCTCAGTAGCCTCAGAACTCCTTGCCGCCAAGTTTGCCGCGACCTCCTCAGGAGTGAGTAGCGGCTGCTCGGCTTCCTCAATGGGTTCAATTACTGTTTCCATTTCCATGGGGGTTGATTCCACTTGAGTCTCCTCCGGCATTTCAGCTATCGAGCTTGGCTCCACCTCCATGTTTATTTTCCTAACAATGTCTAAAACCTCATCTTTCCGAACGGTGGGCCCCTCTGCGCTTTTCTCTGAAGTTGGCAACTGTTGCTCCACCTCTTCTCCCTGCTCAACTACTTCAACCATCCTCATTTCCCCCACCATCTTGGTGTCGCTCAACACCAAAGCTCCCTCACTATTTGTTTCCGGGATATCAGGTTCGCTGTTCAGCGGTGGGGTAGAATGGGTTTGTTGCACGATAGATGGGGGAGTTTCTTCAATTAGGGCGATGACCGAAGCAGGGTCCACTTCATTGTTCAACGACTGTATAATCTTCATGATCTCTTCTCTAGAACACACAAGGGTAGAAGGTCGACTGCTTTCTGAAACATCGGGTGCCACATTGGTCGAAATCGCTCTCGACCTTTCAGCTTCTAGCTGTAGGGGTTTTGAACTACCGGTGGATTTTGGTGCGTAGGCACTTCCTGTAGCTTTTGATGACTTTCCTTCCATTGTCTTCGGTGGATTGTGGTGGATTCATGGGCTAGGGTTTGCAATCGCCGGAATCTGCAAAGAAAATCGTGGTGAGATTTTTGGGGAGTAGTTGGGGGAGTGGAGTACGGAGGTTTCAATTATTGCTATTCTATTCGCGACTCTTCGGTTTCCCTCCAAAAATCTCTGTTTTCCCCTTTTTCCCTACATGTGTCGATCACTCCCTCTTTTTGACAATTAGTGTAAAATAGAAAACTCTATCTAAAACTTAGGAATCCAGACCAAATGGATCTcgtaagattttaaatttttcaaAGAGTGCAGCTTGATCAGCCTTATCTGAATCCccgaaaataaattttttttcgatcTTTGGAACTTGtactttgtttggattttcattttaaaattgaaaaagacTCTATTCACAACTATGTACAAGCTTTGCAACCGTTCTACAGATTCACTTGATCCATTCATGATTCGACATGCTTCgttcaactgatcaagtggatcGCCAAGAACATTTGCATGCTGATCAACTTAGGCGAGAACATCGGTTGTGcacagtggaatttcttccactgtaCGCACTTCCGAGTTGTCCCTAAAGGGTTTCACTCGGTAACCATTAACCATAAAAGGGGCAGAATTCGGATTACTTCCCTGAAGttccactgctccatttgcTCTAAGGGCAACGATGGTGTATGGTCCCGTCCACTTTGATTTCAACTTCCCGGGCATCAGCTTAAGTTTTGATTGGAACAACAAAACTTTTTGCCCCACTTGCAGCTCTTTCGCCCtcaggttcttgtcatgccacaaCTTAGttttctccttgtaccacatggcagcATCATAAGATTCCAGGTTGAGTTCTTCCAGCTCTTGCAGTTGGAGCTTCCTTTCTTCAGCACACACTTTAGGTTGCATGTTCACTTCCATGACTGCCCAGTAAGCTTTATGCTCAATGCCCAtaggaagatgacacatttttccGAAAATCAGTCTGCACGGTGACATGCCGATCGGAGTTTTGTAAGCAGTGTGAAAAGCCCACAAGGCATCATCCAACCTtttgctccaatccttcctcGAAGGACTCACTATTTTTTCGAGGATATTCTTGATCTCCCTTTTTGAAATTTCCGCTTGGCCATTGCTTTGTGGATGATACGGGGTGGAAAGACGATGGTTTACCCCATACTTTTTCATGTGAGCTTTGATTGTGCGGTTGGCAGGCCTAACGATCGCGGCTTTTACTCTtggattcaagttatatggaagagataactgaaccggatggatcagttagcaaatgtcgttgccacttgaccAAGTTAATCTTGCTATcgcacgccaccaatgtaatttataaactcccaattttccactactttaacagtaaaacggcaagttcagggtcgatcccacagagaagctaatgtatcaagtgtgtgagtagtgaacagggggttggttgttgccacgctttaacttgggagtttttaactactgaattatactctagacagaatttaagtcactaacttgatcaaggaaattttaactactgggtcaagtgaatttcagactggaatgaaaattaacaacgtgaaacagtaaacaccatgatgaaaacgaaaacagctttgattaaaactaaaactcagaacAGCACAACGGGAAATTTAAGctaagctaacacttcagaaatacgaaagcaagtaaaaccgggGAGATCCTCGGCGCTAAACTTAAGattacgccgacagatatcaagtattctgcagcgctccttcgatcgctctttctaactaagcattactttatccaagctatctagagaactgaactagactagagagctaaactaaactaaactataGACGGGAAATAAAGGATCGGATCTCTTTTtcgtggtggcacatcctctatttataggttTGGCATGACTTCTAGCTAGATAatgatcttggcagggaatattcgctcctgctgagagtgagcgactcattgattgctacgtgctttccttctagaatgacgacgcttttctgtaacagattcgtgactcagctccgtccttgcatctcatatatcagcacgtgtccccttctagaacgttgtccttgataacagaatgttgcgcaccatccagctcatagcctcatgtgtccttcttctggaagccagcggtcccctccttgatgcttgattactccccttgatcaattCCCCTGCTTTCTGgccttttcgcctattgtacttgcttgatcagtctggccttgttgccttggtcaagtggcatttctgcacatttaacacttattttgtgcgataaaaccgatcaagtagcgtacattttacccccaaACCGAtacatgaaatgagccttatcagcgGTTGCAAAAGTGAGTGCCTTGATCTGAGATAATAGCCCTAGGAATCCCGTACCTGCTGAAAATGTtggatttcaaaaattttgagACATCCTGAGCCTCGCAGGTTACCGTTGCCTTAGCCTCCACCCACTTAGATACATAGTCAACTGCGACTTGAATGTAAgaattcccataggatgaaggaaaggGGCTTATAAAATCCATTCCTCataagatagttccttaaggtccttgtttcgggtgtaatgaggcttaagggtagtggtgtatcaaggtagggtcctaggggttctaagtttaaaaatataaactgtaaaaagaaaaaacaagtgAGTCAAGAAACCAAAgatttgaactatttatttcgccactagatatcttactttgtcaagtggcgacttctagccttgaacttttggcttatttttctaacttccgacttatcgggtcaggttacaactttttttgccctctttttctcaaatatttctcgataacaacaaatttttttttgacttgatatctgacttgatcaacctgattgactaactcactcaacccggctacccttttatttttactttctgtCGTACTACCCATTTCTTTGAaataccaacaatcaaacatgcctatcaaaacagaaaaacaacaaacaaaatacaTAGGTAAAATATAGCAAAACGAGCAtgcataacttctcacacttagacccaacacaggtctaagtgtgaggtggagcagaaaatcagttatacataccaaaaacaaataaaaataaatttgttttgAAACTTGAAATGAGTAGAGATCGGGGGGGTTGTACTTAAAGCTTCCTTGGAGGTTCACCGGGAGATGCTGAGGGTGGCCGGGATGATGATGGGTGCCGAGacggaggagagcttgtagagggaggtggcggTTGGCTGGCAAGGGTCTGTTGGCGGATCTCCTCCAGAATCCTAGCTTGAGCAACCAACTGGGCATGAGAGTTTTCCACCAGCTGCGTAAGCATTTGCTCTATGCGGAGCCTCCATTCATTGTTAGTCCGTGCAGCCTCCTCTGGCTCTGCCATGGGGACCATCTCCAGCCTTCGTCTTTGCTGCCTCTCAGGGCTTGCCGGACGATCGGTCGTCCTCCTCTCTTCTTCGCGCCTGGTCTCCTGCTGCTCCATCTGTTTCTCCTGCATAGCCTTTACGTAGAAGCGAAGCTTCCCGCCGGGTATCCGTTCAAGTACCTGTATTCTTACAAAGAATTCCAGGTTAAATAATTTGGGCTTAGGGCAACGGCTTGGAAGCCCTATGTCCCTGTGGAGCACCAGGTCCAATTCTGCCTTAATTAGGCTCCAAGCAGGTAGCAGACGTTGAGGTGGCGGGGGAGATTTTGGGATGTGGAAGTTGTGGCTCGGTCCTTTGACAGGGATATTCCAAGGCGGGCTTTCACGGTGGCATAAACTGTCGTGATATCCGTCTCGGAGGGCATACTCCGAAGGATTGTGGTCAGGCGCCGTTGGGCTTCTTCATCTACTTCGGGAGATGGAGCGGCGGCGCTGGTTTGCGGTGGTGGTTGAAAAGATGGGCTAGGGCTTTCTACTTGGGCTCGGGGGAAGGTTCCCCGGTCCTCACTGCCGGCACCGGAactggaggaggaggatgaagttGGGAGTTGTTCAAGCAACATTGTTTCTGGTAATGGTGGTAGGTTTTGGTGAAGAAAATGATGATTTGGGGTAAGGGTTTGAATCTTGAGCGGTATGGGAAGCAAAGAAAATGTACTGTAGGCGATTTGGTTAAAAGTGATATCCGGATCTGAAAAATGCCTTTTATACCGATATTACGGTTGTTGGGATCCTCTACGATTGAGATCCTTGCGACTGTTCAGATCTTTGCGACCTTTCACGTACAGACGCGTCCTTTCAGAGCGCtagctggcttagcttctctgatacgcttcCTTCATCTCTCCACGACGTTCTGTCCAATGCAGCAGTTGGCGCTTCCTGACACCTTTCAGTGGCTGCGCACGTCctttcatcacctgccctgatcaaCGAAAGTACTGTACtaccaattaaattcaaattgcactgatcaagtggacaattatttCCAGATGAAACTcaaatagttccacttgatcagcttTCGTCCTTACTTCTGacttttaatttctaaaattaaaaactaacacacgaaaaactatttacactaactagcAAGGATTTGACCTAGTTCCCCTGGGAtatcacttgatcagtttaatggattaagaatttgttgcttgatcaagcagactacccacgagtacccgatcactccttttacctgctCACTGGGTAGGATTAAGCAGgatcagtggaatttcttccactgtgCCTGCTTCGGTCTTGTCTTTGTAGGGCTCAACCCGATGACTATTTACCACGAAGGAAGACGAATTGGGGGGGGGTCTCCTGGGAGTATGTTTGCCTCCTGTGTGTGCACTACTTTCATGGTACGATGGTCCGCCCACTTTGAATTCCGCCGCCTTGGTATCAGTTTGAGTTGACACTGGAAGAAATGCTCTTTCTGCCCCACTATGAGCTCTTCATTTCTCAAAGTGGGGACGAGTCTGCGTTGTCGATCACGGTGGGGTGTCACCTCTTCTTCTAACCTGGCGGGATTCATGGACAGGTCTGGGTTAATCTCTGCTGTTTTCCACTTGACTACCTCTTGACCCAGTCTCAGTTCTTCCTTCAATTGTCGTCCCTGTCCTTGCGGATTTGGTTTGACTGGTTTTTGGTACGTCTGGTTGGACAGGCTCTTGAGGGTAACTGGCGATGTAGGTAAAGACAATAGTTGCCTTGTAGGCGTGGGATTTTCCTTCAGCATTCCTCTCAATGGGCAGCCTGGTCAGGTGGTTTCTCGACCCTTGCCGGTTGAGTGATCTCAGCTGGTCGTGGCGGCTTACAGAAATACATAATTGCCTTttcaatggcttgatcatccatttccccagtcATCGTTGCATCGAACCATTCAGTTGCTTCCTTCTTAAGATGTTCATCTTCAATGGAATCAGTGGGCAGTCTTTTAAAGAGCTCATTTCCTAGATACCCTTGCTCCCAAGGCCTAATAGTATCCACCGATTGTATGCTCTCACTGTCCTGTGGCTTTCTTACAACTCTATCAATGTCGAATGTAAATTGTTCTCCATTAAAAACCAGATTCATcgtcccatggcggacgtctATGACTGTGGTGGCTGTATATAGGAAAggccttcccaaaaggactccggtagactcctccgctcctggcTTTGTCATCTTCATGACGAAGAAATCGGCGGGGTATTTGAATTTGTTGACCTAGACGATTTCAACTTCCAGAATTTCCTCTGGGTgaatgcaagacccgtctgctagctgtatcatCATACCGGTTTCGACGAGCTTAGCTTCTCCCAGCTTTTCATATATAGAATACGACatgatattgatggaagcccctaggtcgcacattgcgtgctccattcgaacgtttctgatggaaattgggagtgtgaacaCCCCGGGGTCAGTCTTCTTCGGTGGAATATCACTTGGTTGGATCACCACGGCTACACTTTCTGCTTCAACCATCCTCCCTTTCTCAGTGACTTGTTCAAGGGCACTAGACTCTCCTTCTTTTGCGACTTGATCAAAGGCGATGGACTCAGGGCATTCTTCATGATTGGGCCCGTTTGTGGGTGCTGGAGAACTCGCAAATAGGTTTTGATAaactttttctgattttagagatactgcattgacattctctcgcccaGGTGGTGGCTGTACCGTAGCTGGAAattttccttcatttcccctcagctcgcccagtgacatggcgacctgagatagctgctttgtaagcatatctAGTGCAGCCCTCTGTTCTCCCTGGGCCTCTTGTATTTCTCGAATTGCATCGTGGGGCTGATGTGGGATCATTacatctcctggaccttcattttgctgTTTGTTATACCTCTGATTAAAACGACCTCCTCCATGACCTTGTTGATAGTAGCCGGAAGGTCCATACTGTTCTGGCTGGTTCTGAGAAAAATGATTCTGTTGGTTCCCTTGGAAATActggtttcctctttggtacGGTGGGACATAATTTACCACTTGATTATTTGGCTGTCTTCCCTGGCTGCTTGACTGAGggccttggtgttggtaccccccAATTTCCATCATGTTGTTGgcttgaccagttgggctgtctTCCACTGGACCAGTTTCCTTGGGGTCCATTTGACCAACCTGCCTGACTTCCCTGCAttctgttccctccagtgtttggtctatcctggatccgaacaggccagttgggctgcccttcaGAAGGTTGCGTCTGCTGTGTCGAGGGTTGTGGTGGCTGGCTTTGATTCTGGTCAGTccatcgaaagtttgggtgATCTCTCCATGGGGCGTCTCTTTGCTTTCCCTGGATCTAGTtgccatttgcgttccagtggccAACGATATTTACTTGGGGCAGcggctctacctcaggggggaattcgcaatagtagtagtgatgctcttctggcggaggcggtggcggcgcATACTGCGTCTCTTTCGGTGCAGCTGGTGGAGGCGGTCTGGCTTTCTCAACTGCctcaagcagcttcttctccatctgctcaaatcgagcctccagcttttcgTCATTGCGTGCGTCGGCTGCGTGCACCGCACCCCTTCTGTACTGGCCACGGGACGTCTCGTACGAGCGTTTGGCCTCGATAAGCCTTTCCAGGATGTTTTTAGCTTGGCTGATTGGGggttttgagaaatccccttgggctGCGAGGTTTAGATCATTCTTGTCCACCATAGAAGATCGAatagatctcccgctcccccagcttaaggttggggcatgcttgaagcagcccttggaatctatcccaatACTGGCCGAGGGGTTCATCGTACTCCtttctggcttctgtaatctcccgCTTGAGGGCACTCGTTTTTGACGTTGGAAAGAAGCGATCAAGGAATATCATtcggaactcggcccatgttttgATGGACCCTTCTAGCAGTCTCGACAGCCATACTCCAGCTTCACCCTTCAAGACAAAGGGGATGTCCTTCAGCCTATAGTCCTCAGACGTAGATTCATCCGGTACAGgcatatcacagtatcggcaaaaCTCCTCCAGAAAGGCGTACGGACATTCTTTTGAAAGGCCGtaaaaatgggacaaaacggccagtactcctgacttGATTGCGAtagtccgcatcccaggagtaacgGCGATGGcgtgtgtgggctccttctcatcatgatcatgcagagagccaattcctgagtcgtcggcgacgagggccatctctgcttctgcTTGTTCAAGTTGTGGTGGTTTAGGTTGGGCGTTCTGCTCTCCTTCTTCGTTGGTCAGTTGACCAGAGGCTATTGCTGCTGCTAGCactgctctgtaacgagtggtaactacgctggcttcctggactctccaacgcGCGTTAGTTTCTCTGTATAAAAATGGATGATTCCATTGTCCCCCTCGTTGGTACATTCTCATCAACggaagaaaaaacaaatgagaaaagaaagaaacaaaattatatacacctctGCGctacacacaaaaataaaataacatcatgcttccccggcaacggcgccattttggcgggCCTAACGATCGCGACTTTTACTCTtggattcaagttatatggaagagataactgaaccggatggatcagttagcaaatgtcgttgccacttgatcaagttgatttcgctatcgcacgccaccaatgtaatttataaactctcaattttgcactactttaacagtaaaacgacaagttcggggtcgatcccacagagaagctagtgtatgaAGTGTATGAGTAGTGAAcaaggggttggctgctgccacgctttaacttgggagtttttaactactgatttttactctagacagaatttaagtCCCTAACTTGAAcaaggaaattttaactactgggttaagtgaatttcagactggaatgaaaattaactacgtgaaacagtaaacaccatgatgaaaacgaaaacagctttgattaaaactaaaact
Proteins encoded in this window:
- the LOC121810534 gene encoding uncharacterized protein LOC121810534, whose product is MCHLPMGIEHKAYWAVMEVNMQPKVCAEERKLQLQELEELNLESYDAAMWYKEKTKLWHDKNLRAKELQVGQKVLLFQSKLKLMPGKLKSKWTGPYTIVALRANGAVELQGSNPNSAPFMVNGYRVKPFRDNSEVRTVEEIPLCTTDVLA